The following coding sequences are from one Rutidosis leptorrhynchoides isolate AG116_Rl617_1_P2 chromosome 11, CSIRO_AGI_Rlap_v1, whole genome shotgun sequence window:
- the LOC139874654 gene encoding putative germin-like protein 2-1, which yields MTSHMFLFGLLLATCLLPLGSASPQQDFCVADLNNTVLVNGFVCKDPKVVKTEDFLFRGLCRNNDVGSNMTATLADVTQFPGLNTLGMSMVGVDFAPGGINPPHTHPRASEILTVIKGSLEVGFVTSNPENRLFTMVLQKGDVFVFPKGLIHFQKNVGNGYALAIAALNSQNPGVITIANAVFGSNPHISAEVYLKSYKVHKSLSIEPLNYKYKYINNKYLWISKNSDIQIFGYFRIGLLDNSNCGFGYYAHP from the exons ATGACGTCTCATATGTTTTTGTTTGGTCTCTTATTGGCAACTTGTTTGCTTCCATTGGGTTCGGCCAGTCCCCAACAAGACTTCTGTGTTGCTGATCTAAACAACACAG TGCTGGTGAATGGTTTCGTCTGCAAAGATCCAAAGGTTGTAAAAACAGAAGATTTTCTTTTTAGAGGACTATGCCGTAACAATGATGTTGGATCTAATATGACCGCGACTCTTGCGGATGTAACACAGTTTCCAGGACTCAACACTTTAGGTATGTCCATGGTCGGTGTTGATTTTGCTCCTGGGGGTATTAATCCTCCACACACGCACCCCCGAGCTTCTGAAATCTTGACTGTCATCAAAGGTAGTCTTGAAGTCGGTTTTGTCACGTCTAACCCTGAAAACCGTCTCTTCACGATGGTACTTCAAAAGGGTGACGTTTTTGTATTCCCGAAAGGTCTAATTCACTTCCAAAAAAATGTCGGAAATGGGTATGCCCTTGCTATTGCTGCATTGAACAGTCAAAATCCAGGAGTCATCACCATTGCAAATGCCGTGTTTGGATCGAATCCTCACATCTCTGCAGA AGTCTACCTTAAAAGTTATAAGGTCCATAAGTCATTATCCATTGAGCCactaaactataaatataaatatattaataataagt ATCTTTGGATATCTAAAAATTCGgatatccaaatttttggatattttCGGATCGGATTGTTAGATAATTCGAATTGCGGATTCGGATATTATGCACACCCCTAA